The genomic interval cccggtctggcctatatgtgactccagacccacagcaatgtggctgattcttaatcgccctctgaaatggcccagcaagtcactcaattgttcaagataggtggcacaccaccaccttctcaagggcaactgggaagggtaataaatgctggccttgccagcgacgcccacatcccagttcgtgagtcggtaactggagggcatcaaattaagagaggttggttttctttttgatgcagagggttgttaggacaatggaatgtccgaccagaaacaatgagggaagcagaatttaaaagggaagtgaatcaatatctgaagaagaaaatcttgaaagatcttgaaaggccttcgataaggtatcgcattgcagactcatgaccaaggtcagagcttgtggagtcaggggacaggtagcagaatggatagcaagctgataacaaaacagaaaacagagagcaggggttaatgagagtcactcagactgacaaaaggtgggaagtggtgttccacagggatcggtgctgggaacactgttgttcaccatttgcatcaacggtttggacttgggaatcggaagaatTCGTCTTTTGCACGAGCCGTTAAACCAGTccggcccctcaggtggatgtaaaagatcccgtgacactattcgaagaagagcaggggagttctccccggtgtcctggccgatatttaatcctccaccaacacctataaacagattatctggtcatttatcacattgctgtttgtgggatcttgctgtgcacaaaatggctgcccacattacaacagtgacctcatttccaaagccccccattggctgcgaggctttgggtggtcctgaggatgtgacaggcgctggagaaatgcaagttccccctccccggggccgccctccgctctaatcccattgcccgtctctcggtcctgtccccgggctcggggactctcggccggtccagggccctttaagagggacgcgccacactgcgcatgtgcgccgtttatttaaatcaaaccgcgcgattcaaaggaaaagtgacgtcagtttccgtcacaataaaaaccgctcgttctcaaccgaaaaaacggaaagtttgtctcgcgacacaacaggaagcggccgctgatccggcgggtgatgtgcgcatgtgcgaacattctcccagagtgcagcgcggcctgtctcacagatggggccttttctccgccgctctgcattgtgggagattcggccgccatgacgggcccggggtcaccgagttcatccaatcacaggtgaagcttcccggattggtggaaccgacagagtgcaggtggtctgtggagcgagagaatctctgagaagaggggcagccaattggggaaatcacaggaggtggtgaccggtcataaacccaatcggtgaatgacggattgaaccaaggaaaggaatgaagaaactcgactgggacctgtgggaacaggcggactaataaatttaacccgtgtccagttcaggtcaccacattacaggaaagatgggattgcaccagagagggtccagaggagatttacaaggatggtccaggactggagaattttagctatgaggaaggattggatcggctggagttgttttcattggaacagaggaggctgaggggggatttaattgaggtgtataaaattattgggGATCACACAGGCTGCATcacttcaagaaggcagctcaccaccaccttctcaagggcaattagggatgggcaataaatgctgccctggccagcaacgcccacatcccataaacaattttttttcaaaggTATTAAgatcctatttccctcagcagacaggccaataaccagggggcatatatttcaagtaattggtagaaggattagaggggaactggggataaattttttcacccagagggtggtgtgggtatggaccttactggctgaaagggtggtagaggcagaaacccacatcgctttttaaaagtacttggatgtgcacttgaagtgccgtcaccGACCAGGCTGCGGACCATGACCAAGAGTGCGATTAGGCTGgagagctctttttcagctggcacagacacaatgggccgaatagcctccttctgtgctgtaaatttctatgattctataacttctAGGGTCAAATGTGACATGGCAAAAGATACATGTTTATGGTTCCAAAAAAATCTTTACAGAGAGGGAAGAAACAATGTAGAGTTCTGCCTGAAAGTGTTGTTCAGACAGactccatgaattattttaaatgggagtaggagaaggaccttggaacagaggaacattaaattggatgaggggagagaggaaagtcacctgtttctgtcctgtaagatcCAAAGCTTCATTGAAAATGAATTCTTGAAGCATTTCTACATGGTATTTTTTTGCAACATTATAAAAATATCCCAAagtagttctcctggtgacctCGCCAGTGTCTGCACTTTGTAAAGTCTCCCTGAAATGTTGACATGTAAATCAAACagtcagaagagggtaggatggACGGACACTACACTTGAATGTATTGTCATCTATTGGGTTTAAAGTTTCCGAACACTATTTATCAATAGTGTGAGGAagctgagagtgaaagtgaggaggggccgtctgactgcagtttccactggaagaaaaatcaccttcagtgtgtacagtgagcaggaatgaattgctattgttaaaagttcccactaactTATTGTTATTCTACTTTAACAGAACGAGCCGATAGCTCAAGTAAAATATTAccatgatttgatttaaatggaggcgtagtttccacctgccaaagaatgttgtctgaagcgagggtgtttactgctaacagctcccatcctgtttaatagaacccctgaatgtctgatttaccAAAAAGAAAAACCCAGCTCAGTAAAGATAAACAAATATGCTCTTATTAAATCTGAAGAacattttatgaacaaatttcagtattTCAAAGGCAAGGTTGTCCCAGACATGGATTGTAcccaattcactgtaaagttataAAAACACAGCCAGTTTAACGACCAGGGAACACAAACTAAAAATTagaatcaggactttcaggagtgaagttaagagacacttctacatgcaaagagtgggagaagttaagaacactcttccacaaagggcagttgatgctagctcaattgttaaatctattatcTCAGCTTAAAATTTTGTTGTTATGCAAAGAAGGTAAGGGAtatgactaaggcaggtatatggagttatgtcaccgatcagccatgatctcattgaatggtggaccaggctcgaggggctaaatgacctactcctgttcctatgaccacCCCTCAAATACAGTGAATGAAACAATGCAATCTGAAAATAGGACTAACGACTTACAGTACAATCCCGAGGGCCTATCGTGAGGAGAAGCTGAACATAAAGAAACTTCAGTCTTCTCAAAagacaggtgaaattcaaatccaacagaGTTAAATCACAACCGCTGGGCTCCCTGTCCCTCGCACTCTCTGTGCCTGTACCCACTGGGCACATCATTGGCCCGTGTACATTAACCTTAACACTGGGCGTTTGAAATCTACCTGGAGTCCCAGCCCCACTAAAGAAGAATCTTTGCACCAGCGGCAGAGATCTTCAatcttggaagagagttccaagtccACTGACTTTTAATCCTATTGGTGTTTGGACAATTAGCTCCAAACAGGAAAGTTTAACTGGAGTTTGGACCCTGTGTGGGGATTCGAGTGATCAATGGCCACAGAGCACCAAGGGAATGATTGGGCCATCAACCAGCTGGCACCAGTCCCTcaggccagtcccactgtcccttcaaagtTCATTGACTTGTACAATGAGGGCCTGGCaagccttcacccattgctgcagccatccctGGACTGGGTCTGGATACACTATTACCAACCATTCTGCAACTACTAACATGGACTCATTAAAACCTATTTCACGAAcaggaggaactgtggaggagtgcgGAGTGTTACTAACAGTATTAAGCACCCATTGCATGCTGATTGGAGCCAGATAATGaaaaatgagcaaccagccattagaagatacaagtagtcactgctttattagtcatttgataactagttgaactgggtttgcttgtgtttcctgtGCAGGAACAAGGCAAtcaaagaagcagagatcagagagacagcggTCACTGTCAGGGCCAAAatcaggaccacctcagacgccacaccttaaaaaaaaggaacaaaaaaaaccAATGGTCAGTGAGTGAAGGAAATACGGAGGgaaaatggaaactagcagtcggccaactcaccacccggagacctctcctgcatcctttgctcaacctcattaaggggctcagttgccaggtctgtcacatcaggatccagaatgaccaggggtccaagtgaggcctcaccctcccacttcaattcagcatcactccctgcaatatcaaacattccagttagagagggtaaagggtgacctccaacaatcaagaggatcaatgtcctaccaggtccagatacaagatccctccttcctctggaatcaagtCGGAATTCCCTCGTGGCACTGCACTTGcccagatgacaacaggcacaaacgtcattggtcgattcttccaatggggtccagctaaaccagagaatcagtttatcaaccaggttgtccatcatcctttaatacaacacatccctgagtaagagagggaacttacatattctggaaagtacaagctttgttcatggaatctctccgatccactgcggcaactttcaggtgacaggtgatgaaaatctgagggacacattcaatacaagttaTTATTTcgtgacctcctcccaacatggggaacccCAATGTTTGGCGtcctcttaccaaggaacggtcatctccaaagaagcggaacgcatccaggtcaaactggagtttgtccagctcacgttcacctcttggcaacacaaaggtcgaaaaggagtcctcagctttgctgtccaggaggcaactgaagaaagattaaaaaaaggaaaaaaggtGAATTAAGTGAACCTATTGAGACATAACCAGCTGGAGAACAcagagctccttacccatggtagtcaatgatgttgtatcttggggtggaatccttgtctgggcgcaatgtagctgcacagctgtcaatgtagagcttcaagggcatgtggttggtcattgaaacagaggcctcaatgtgaatgaggtcacccaggtagtagacagtcgaggtgcgctctgaaagccagtcatctgaagtacaagaggaaaagggttggagacagtgggtgtaactcccagtgggagacgacagaaaagcactccccatccaccaatcacataccgttcataagacgcagtgagaatgacagaagcccttctccagacttggtcgagctgaatgggatccaggtgggcttgatagggtcactgctcacattgcccttcctggaaggacaggagtgtaatttcaggacaacgtcaaagaactgcacctgctgaagaccttatttgccacagagtaaagattcttacctaaaatagtggcactcaatgggaatgactgctccattagttctcacaatgacagatccacgagcatttggggtgtggttcaggtgggtggtgtcgaccaggaaatctccagccatctgaaagacatcaggttaaggaatgaagagctggttTCATTGGACAAAATCTTCttctggtcattttcctgccctgttaagcagcagtttgaggggtttcagctgctcctcaatggcacatgattgaagcagctccaccattggtggaagTTGCCCAgagcagcctctgttactctgctcGGTCCACCTTCTATTTTcggggacttcaggcctgcagtcagaaaccctgaaatgattggcactgccagatttgatgagcattctttcccatatagaatagagctttcaccttaaggggcttcaagttacccctgatatggagcacaaaacacaacatcacttttaaacctcatctgtgTCCATGGAATCAAGGGGATTGGCAGGTATAATAACcaagtggagttcccctttaatacattgtatcccaattattattccacttgtttcatctttcaagagaagtctcaacaggaacttccacactgaacattcattgaccacaagttgaAGCAGCAGGCCTGAATATCCACAGGAAGGAacggaaaagataaatcaattgaggcacaaaagaacagagtggtttggagaaatgtCGGTGAAGGCtcaaggtcaatagaattgaatctcagagttagagagtagtaatgacccatttaagaaagatgcagtccctcagtgacaagttgaagttctttAAAAGTAAAGCTAAGATAGACATGGCAAAATAAAGaagtagtttcacacagggtgatatttaacagtgggcaagaatttatacacagatttcattcagggatctcctcagtggctggagtttccCCCGATGTTAATGAGTTCAGAGTTGGCAGTAATCTGcacagtgaaattggagcaagagttgaggaatcacattaactgcaatctgctgccacattcatggagcccatagtcaaagaggacagtgtggttctgagagtagatcccagttggccgacaacctgctgtccccagggtcaggtcagcagctttaatcaggtgcctggttctaaataaatccatgtctacccTCACCAACAGGTTCggctctccacactgcaccatcacagtctgcagtggagacagacttctcccctcagacacactgaaatgggaaccaaagggaggcacagagggagggactctctggggcacaggggtgggttttactcttctccatggaaatctctggcctcgaaactgttgccaaatatcagagcaacaaaccactccaactaacaccagcactgggaacaaacctctcattacaaaatcccccatgataccaaacaactcaactatcactttacccaccaaccagcaccttttatacAAAACCTGCAGTCAGCTGACTCCAATTGTCCCAGATGAGGCTAAACGAGAAAACTGGAcgaaactggagtgcatcctggatatccacaggtccaggatgcttgCGGTCcacgggggcggtcgctcggactgtctgcctctctttcgcggaatgctccgcgcccgggtggccctggagatggagcacgcggtgtctgccggtacgcttgaggctttccgcgaccggtgggcaccgcaggggctggagtgcatcctggacgaggcgaataaagttttaatttgaaaaattggttttggtttctttgggtttttagtttgtaagcacaccccacac from Heptranchias perlo isolate sHepPer1 chromosome 35, sHepPer1.hap1, whole genome shotgun sequence carries:
- the LOC137302240 gene encoding zona pellucida sperm-binding protein 3-like, producing the protein MGKELCVLQLVICLLDSKAEDSFSTFVLPRGERELDKLQFDLDAFRFFGDDRSLIFITCHLKVAAVDRRDSMNKACTFQNIWTPLEESTNDVCACCHLGKCSATREFRLDSRGRRDLVSGPG